A section of the Candidatus Cloacimonadota bacterium genome encodes:
- a CDS encoding anaerobic ribonucleoside-triphosphate reductase activating protein encodes MRIGGFQKFSLLDYPGQLAAIIFTQGCNFRCPYCHNPELVDPERFEKPLATGRVLDFLRRRRGKLGAVVITGGEPTVQPDLTGFVKKLKFMGFLVKMDTNGSHPDVLQSLVEQKLVDYWAMDIKAPADLYRLVSRSEVPVEDILRSMDILRGSGMEYEFRTTFFERLFDWKDIARVQELLRPGDRFYLQECRYEGTLEDLSSSAADVRKHLQDNPACKTLIRRGDKHQVNIRIRSL; translated from the coding sequence ATGAGGATTGGCGGTTTTCAAAAGTTCTCGCTGCTCGACTATCCCGGGCAGTTGGCCGCCATCATCTTCACGCAGGGCTGCAATTTCCGCTGTCCCTATTGCCACAACCCTGAACTGGTCGATCCCGAGCGCTTTGAAAAGCCCCTGGCGACGGGACGGGTGCTGGATTTCCTGCGCAGAAGGAGGGGCAAGCTCGGCGCTGTCGTCATCACCGGCGGCGAACCCACGGTGCAGCCCGATTTGACCGGATTTGTGAAGAAACTGAAGTTTATGGGCTTCCTCGTGAAGATGGACACCAACGGCTCCCATCCAGATGTGCTGCAAAGCCTTGTGGAACAGAAGCTCGTTGATTACTGGGCGATGGACATCAAGGCCCCGGCTGACCTCTATCGCCTCGTTTCGCGCTCCGAAGTGCCTGTTGAAGACATCCTCCGCAGCATGGACATCCTCCGCGGCAGCGGGATGGAATACGAATTCCGCACCACCTTTTTCGAGCGCCTCTTCGACTGGAAAGACATCGCCCGCGTTCAGGAACTGCTCAGGCCCGGCGACCGTTTCTACTTGCAGGAATGCCGCTACGAAGGCACCCTTGAAGACCTCAGCAGCAGCGCCGCCGACGTCAGGAAACACCTGCAGGACAATCCCGCCTGCAAAACCCTCATCCGCCGGGGTGACAAACACCAGGTAAACATCCGCATCCGTTCCCTGTAA